Proteins found in one Pseudomonas marvdashtae genomic segment:
- a CDS encoding outer membrane protein OmpK yields the protein MKRTSTNLILAGSLLAGGQAMAGDLLQWQNNSLSYLYGKDFQINPRIQQTVTFEHADAWKYGDNFFFLDRIFYNGQDDSNSGPNTYYGEFSPRLSFGKIFDQKLALGPVKDVLLAMTYEFGEGDNESYLIGPGFDLAIPGFDYFQLNFYNRQTEGPRAGDNVWQITPVWAITVPVGSSDILFDGFIDWVVDNDTNSKGTYHANLHIVPQIKYDLGKALKLGAKQLYVGVEYDYWKNKYAIEDSDGFKTNQSNTSFLLKYHF from the coding sequence ATGAAACGTACGAGCACCAACCTGATACTCGCGGGATCGTTGTTGGCCGGGGGCCAGGCGATGGCAGGCGATCTCCTCCAGTGGCAAAACAACAGCCTGAGCTACCTCTATGGCAAGGATTTCCAGATCAACCCGCGCATCCAGCAAACCGTGACGTTCGAGCACGCCGATGCCTGGAAATACGGCGACAACTTCTTCTTCCTCGACCGGATCTTCTACAACGGCCAGGACGATAGCAATTCCGGCCCGAACACTTATTACGGCGAATTCAGCCCACGCCTGTCGTTCGGCAAGATCTTCGACCAGAAGCTCGCACTGGGCCCGGTCAAGGACGTCCTGCTGGCCATGACCTACGAGTTCGGCGAAGGCGACAACGAGTCGTACCTGATCGGCCCGGGTTTTGACCTGGCGATTCCCGGTTTCGATTACTTCCAACTGAATTTCTACAATCGCCAGACCGAAGGCCCGCGTGCCGGCGACAACGTCTGGCAGATCACCCCGGTCTGGGCCATTACCGTGCCCGTGGGTTCATCCGACATCCTGTTCGACGGGTTCATAGATTGGGTGGTGGACAATGACACCAACTCCAAGGGCACGTACCACGCCAACCTGCACATCGTCCCGCAGATCAAATATGACTTGGGCAAAGCCCTGAAGTTGGGCGCAAAACAGTTGTATGTGGGGGTGGAATATGACTACTGGAAGAACAAATACGCGATTGAAGACAGCGACGGGTTCAAGACCAACCAGAGCAATACCAGCTTCTTGCTGAAGTACCATTTCTGA
- a CDS encoding patatin-like phospholipase family protein — MTPAEPVTGLILSGGGARAAYQVGVLAAIAELLPDGARNPFPVIVGTSAGAINAVSLASGAMDFKSAIERLTAFWQAVRSHQVMRSDWRGVMGQATRFFIHSLLGLGAKLPVALIDSSPLRELLQAQFHASGIEQAIAEHQLRAVAVTAFGYESGQAVTFYQGRGTIGAWLRHRRIGVPTQLTVEHLLASSAIPLLFAPVKIGPQYFGDGAVRQSAPISPALHLGANRVLVIGVSGNPRGAGGLTPMERTYTGQQPSLAQIGGHMLNSTFIDSLESDIELLERLNQFSHMLPDDVPAHALGAAPVEVLVISPSQPIDEIAARHRQELPRALRVFLRGPGATKTSGAGVLSYLLFEAGYCGELIELGRQDALAQREALSRFLGLQAGPP; from the coding sequence ATGACCCCAGCTGAACCGGTAACAGGTTTGATTCTTTCCGGCGGCGGGGCTCGAGCGGCGTATCAGGTAGGCGTACTGGCGGCCATCGCCGAGTTGTTGCCGGACGGGGCGCGAAATCCTTTCCCAGTGATCGTCGGCACGTCGGCCGGTGCGATCAACGCGGTCAGCCTGGCGAGCGGGGCGATGGACTTCAAGAGCGCCATTGAGCGCCTGACGGCCTTCTGGCAGGCGGTGCGCAGCCATCAGGTCATGCGCAGCGACTGGCGTGGCGTGATGGGCCAGGCGACGCGTTTTTTCATTCATAGCCTGCTCGGCCTGGGCGCCAAGCTGCCGGTGGCGCTGATCGACAGTTCGCCCTTGCGCGAACTGCTCCAGGCACAGTTCCACGCGTCGGGTATCGAACAGGCGATCGCCGAGCATCAATTGCGCGCAGTGGCGGTGACCGCGTTCGGCTACGAATCCGGACAGGCGGTGACGTTCTATCAAGGTCGCGGCACCATTGGCGCCTGGCTGCGGCATCGGCGCATCGGTGTGCCCACGCAGCTGACGGTTGAGCACCTGCTGGCCAGCTCGGCGATCCCCTTGCTGTTTGCGCCGGTCAAGATCGGCCCACAGTATTTCGGCGACGGCGCGGTGCGCCAATCGGCGCCGATCAGCCCGGCCCTGCACCTGGGGGCGAATCGAGTGCTGGTCATCGGTGTGAGCGGCAACCCCCGTGGCGCGGGTGGGCTAACTCCGATGGAGCGCACCTACACCGGGCAGCAACCGAGCCTCGCGCAGATCGGCGGCCATATGCTCAACAGCACGTTCATCGACAGCCTGGAAAGCGACATCGAGCTGCTCGAGCGCCTGAACCAGTTCAGTCACATGCTACCCGACGACGTACCGGCCCACGCCCTCGGCGCAGCTCCGGTGGAGGTGCTGGTAATTTCGCCGAGCCAGCCAATCGACGAGATCGCTGCCCGTCATCGCCAGGAACTGCCCCGTGCACTGCGGGTGTTCTTGCGCGGACCGGGTGCGACCAAGACCAGTGGTGCCGGGGTGCTGAGTTATCTGCTGTTCGAGGCGGGGTATTGCGGCGAGTTGATCGAACTGGGGCGCCAGGACGCGTTGGCGCAACGTGAGGCGTTGAGTCGGTTTCTGGGGTTGCAAGCAGGTCCACCGTGA